Proteins encoded together in one Theileria parva strain Muguga chromosome 3 map unlocalized ctg_530, whole genome shotgun sequence window:
- the NRPB12 gene encoding DNA-directed RNA polymerases II IV and V subunit 12, translating to MDSSFHDNDDLTEPITYICGECGHDVSLQPSSVVRCRNCGSRILYKKRSYRVVQYEAR from the exons atggATTCTTCTTTTCATGATAATGATGACCTAACCGAACCCATCACTTATATCTGCGGAG AATGTGGCCATGATGTATCTTTGCAGCCGAGTTCTGTTGTTAGATGTAGAAATTGCGGATCCAGAATACTATACAAAAAAAGATCTTACAGAG TTGTGCAATACGAGGCTCGTTGA